In Juglans microcarpa x Juglans regia isolate MS1-56 chromosome 8D, Jm3101_v1.0, whole genome shotgun sequence, the following are encoded in one genomic region:
- the LOC121243444 gene encoding uncharacterized oxidoreductase At4g09670-like, translating into MAETQVRFGILGCADIARKVSRAIALAPNATVAAIGSRSLDKAKAFASANNLPTDAKIYGSYEAVLDDPDVDAVYVPLPTSLHARWAVLAAQKKKHLLLEKPVALNAAEFDTIIEACESNGVQFMDGTMWMHHPRTAKMREFLSDKERFGQLKSIHSCFTFAVNSEFLKKDIRVRPDLDAHGALGDVGWYAIRSILWAADYELPKTVTALRGPVFNEAGVILSCGGSLYWEDGQVATFYCSFLSNMTMDITAIGTKGTLHLHDFVIPFQEHEASFSAGTELGFNELVTAWVPQPSKHTITTHLPQEVLMVREFASLVEAIKVRGSRPEKKWPTISRKTQLVLDAVKASIERGFEPVELGS; encoded by the exons ATGGCTGAAACGCAGGTTCGATTCGGAATACTAGGCTGCGCCGATATAGCCCGCAAGGTCTCTCGGGCCATAGCACTCGCTCCAAACGCCACAGTAGCCGCCATCGGTAGCCGTTCTCTCGACAAGGCCAAGGCCTTCGCGTCCGCCAACAACTTGCCCACCGACGCCAAGATCTACGGCTCCTACGAGGCCGTCCTTGACGACCCGGACGTCGACGCCGTATACGTCCCCTTGCCCACCAGCCTGCACGCCCGTTGGGCCGTCCTCGCTGCCCAGAAGAAGAAGCACTTGCTGCTCGAGAAGCCCGTCGCCCTTAACGCTGCCGAGTTCGATACCATCATCGAGGCTTGCGAATCTAATGGGGTGCAGTTCATGGATGGCACCATGTGGATGCACCACCCCCGGACCGCCAAGATGAGGGAGTTCCTCTCCGATAAAGAGCGTTTTGGGCAGCTCAAATCG ATACACAGCTGCTTTACATTCGCCGTCAATTCTGAATTTCTTAAGAAAGACATTCGTGTCAGGCCAGATCTTGACGCTCATGGTGCTCTTGGAGATGTTGGCTGGTATGCCATCAGGTCAATCCTGTGGGCTGCTGACTATGAGTTGCCAAAAACAGTAACAGCCTTGCGCGGGCCTGTATTTAATGAAGCAGGGGTGATTCTGTCTTGTGGTGGTTCTCTATATTGGGAAGATGGGCAAGTAGCAACCTTTTATTGCTCTTTCTTGTCAAATATGACTATGGATATAACCGCTATTGGGACAAAGGGTACTTTACATCTTCATGATTTTGTTATCCCTTTTCAAGAGCACGAAGCCTCTTTTTCTGCTGGGACAGAGTTAGGATTCAATGAGCTCGTGACAGCATGGGTACCACAGCCAAGTAAGCACACTATCACCACACATCTTCCTCAGGAGGTTCTGATGGTGAGGGAATTTGCCAGTTTGGTAGAGGCCATTAAAGTGAGAGGTTCGAGACCTGAGAAGAAGTGGCCAACCATCAGTAGGAAGACACAACTGGTACTGGATGCAGTCAAGGCATCGATTGAGAGAGGTTTTGAGCCTGTTGAGCTCGGGAGTTGA